The following DNA comes from Bacteroidota bacterium.
AACCGAAACCCCCGTCGAGATAGGGCTGGTACGTAGCTCCTTCAGGCACCTGGAGAAAGTATTTGACCGAATTAGCCCATTCCGTCGGCGTACCCCCCTGCGTGTTCACGTTGAGATCCGACTCGAAATACATCCCGTGCTGAAATTCATAATCGAACGTGGGGCCGATCTGTATTCCCGCCGAGGACCCGTTTCCATAGCTGAAGAAGGAAAGCCCGCCCCTGGCTCCCACGGTGATCTTCTGGGCCCGGGCCGAGATCGGGTAAAGTGAGAGTATCCAGAGGAGGATCGAAACACGCAAAACGGTTCTGTTCATGTCGCACTCCGCGTTGATGTTGGGGTTAGTTCTTGAGCAATCCGCGTGAAATCACGATCCGCTGAACCTCCGACGTTCCTTCATAAATCTCCGTAATCTTCGCATCGCGCAGGTATCGTTCGACCGAATAGTCTTTGATATATCCATACCCGCCGTGGATCTGGATGGCCTCCAGGGCGCATTCCACCGCGATCTTCGATGAATAAAGTTTTGCCATCGCCGCGTTCTGGGCGAACGGCTTGTCTGCGTCCTTGAGCGCCGCCGCCTTCAGGGTGAGCATTTGAGCGGCATCTATTTTTGTGGCCATTTCGGCGATCTTGAACTGGATGGCCTGAAGATCGGAGAGGTAATGGCTGAAAGCTCTCCTCTGCTTGGAGTACCGGATCGATGCGTCTCTCGATGCCATCGCGATTCCCAGAGCCTGGGCCGCGATCCCGATTCGGCCGCCATCGAGTGTTTTCATCGCGAACTTGAATCCGAATCCTTCCTCCCCGATCCGGTTCTCCGCCGGTACGCGACAGTCCTGGAACGCCAGCGAGACGGTGTCCGAGCTTCTGATCCCGAGTTTGCGCTCCTTTTTGGCGACAGAAAAACCCTTCGTCCCCTTCTCCACGATGAAGGTGCTGATTCCGTTGGCGCCCTTCGACTTGTCCGTCGTCGCCATGACCAGGACGACATCCGCATTCGCGCCGTTTGTGATGAAGTTCTTGGTCCCCGTAAGCAGATATCCGTCTCCGGACCCCACCGCCACCGTGCGCTGGTTCGTGGCGTCGCTGCCTGCCTCGGGTTCGGAGAGGGCGAAAGCTCCGAGCTTTCTCCCCGATGCGAGGTCGCGGAGGTACTTCTCCTTCTGGACGCCGGAGCCCCAGCGTTCGAGCCCGTAGCAAACCAGTGAGTTGTTCACGGACATGATCACCCCGCAGGAGGCATCCACTTTCGAGATTTCCTCCATGGCGAGCACGTAGCTGACCATGTCGAGTCCGGCGCCCCCATACTCGGGAGAAACCATCATTCCCAGGAAACCGAGCTCTCCGAGCTTCTTTACCGCTTCGTGGGGAAACTCCTCCTTCTCATCCCGTTCGGAGGCCGAGGGAGCAAGCTCCTCCTCCGCAAACTTGCTCGCAGTCTCGCGAATCATCAACTGGGTTTCGGTAAAATCGAATGTCATCTCAGTTCCGCCCTTTCACTCATGCCTGGGGAGCATACGTATAGAATCCCCGGCCGGTCTTTCGTCCGAGGTGTCCCGCCGCCACCATCTTTCTTAACAGAGGGCACGCCCGGTACTTCGGGTCTCCGAGACCCTCCTGGAGAACGTCCATGATGGCAAGGCAGACGTCGAGGCCGATGAAGTCGGCGAGAGCCAAGGGCCCCATCGGATGATTCATTCCCAGCTTCATCACCGTGTCGATGGCTTCGGCGGAAGCGACCCCCTCCATCACGCAATAGACCGCCTCGTTGATCATCGGGAGGAGAATCCGGTTCGAGACGAAACCGGGGTAGTCGCGGACTTCCACCGGGACTTTCTGAAGCTTGGCGGCGAGCGACGAGACGACGGCAAACGTTTCATCCGAGGTGTCAAGCCCGCGGATGATCTCGACGAGCTTCATGAGGGGGACGGGGTTCATGAAATGCATGCCGATGACCCGGGCCGGCCGTTTGGTGGCCGCGCCGAGCTCCGTGATGGAAATGGAAGATGTGTTCGAAGCGAGGAAGGCGCCGGCCGGCGCGGCGGAGTCGAGCGCCCGAAACAGTTGCTTCTTGACCGCCTTGTCCTCCGTCGCCGCCTCGATGACCAGATCCGCGAATCCGACCGAACTTCCGAGATCGGCGCTCGTCGTGATCCGGGAGAGAACTTCTTTCCTGGAATCGTCGGTGAGGGTCCCTTTCTTCACCTGGCGGTCGAGGCTGGAGCGTATCGCGCCGAGTCCGCGCTCGAGAAGGCCTGCGGAAAGGTCGTGCATCGTCACGGCGAATTCGTACTGGGCGAACACCTGGGCGATCCCGTTGCCCATCGTTCCCGCGCCGATAACGGTGACGTTCTTAACTTCCATTCAGGCTCGCACCGGGCGTTCCACGAGCATCCCTGCGGCTTCCCCCCCGCCGATGCAGATCGCCGCCAACCCCCTGCGGACATTGCGCCGTTCCATCGCATGGAGAAGGGTGACGAGAATTCTTGCCCCGCTCGCGCCGATGGGATGCCCCAGGGCAACAGCGCCCCCGTGCACGTTGACTTTGTCCACGTCAAGGCCGAGAATACCATTCACCGCCAGGTTGACCACCGCGAACGCTTCATTGATCTCGAAGAGATCGACGTCGTCCTTCGCAACGCCCGCCTTCGCCAGCACTTTTGGGATGACATCGGCTGGGGCCGTGGTGAACCATTCGGGCTTCTTCGCAGCGGAGTCGTAGGAGACGATTCGCGCCATCGGGCGGATCCCGAGGGCCGCCGCCTTTTCCGCCGGCATCAGCACGACTGCCGCAGCGCCGTCGTTAATCTTCGAGGCATTTGCCGCGGTCACAGTCCCCTCCTTCTGAAATGCGGGCTTCAGCGACCGGATCTTCTCGAACTTCACCTTCTTCGGCTCCTCATCCTCGCTGATTACGACAATGCTGGAATCCTTCTGCGGGATGGTAACACCGGTGATCTCTTCGCGGAAATACGAGTGCTCCTGGGCATCGAGGGCGCGCTTGTAGCTCAGAATGGCATACTCATCCTGCGCCTCGCGGCTCACCCTGCATTCCCTCGCGCAGAGCTCGGCCGCAGAACCCATGTGAAAATCGTTATACACGTCCCAGAGCCCGTCCTTGATGATGGAATCGACGATTTGCCGGTTGCCCATTTTATACCCGTTTCGGACCATTTCGAGCAGGTAGGGGGCGTTCGACATGCTTTCCATTCCCCCGGCGACGACAATTTCGGAATCACCCAGCAGGATCGCCTGCGCAGCGAGCATGATGGACTTCAAACCGGAACCGCAGACCTTGTTGACGGTCGTCGCGCCCACGGAAGGGGGCAGCCCCGCGAATATCGCCGCCTGCCGGGCGGGCGCCTGCCCAACCCCGGCGGTGAGAACGCAACCCATGATGACTTCGTCGACCTGATCCTTCGAAAGTCTCGCCCGTTTGACCGCCTCTTCGATGACGATGGCCCCGAGGCGCGGGGCGCTCAGTGAACTCAAAGATCCGCAAAACGAGCCGATCGGGGTTCTGCAGGCACTCGCAATGACAACTTCTTTCGGCATGCTCGCTCAGCACTCCATCAAGTATGAATAGCCCATAGTAAGATAAATCCGTAAAAAATGCAAAAAAAATCCCGGTCCCGCGCGGGCGGGATCGGGATCGGGACCTCGTTCAGTCCCTTATTTAATTCTGGCAAACTCGATGCGCCGGTTCTTTGCGCGTCCCTCTGCGGTGGCGTTGTCTGCGACGGGCTTGGTGTAGCCGTAGCCCTTCGTGGAGATCCGTGCGGCCGCCACCCCCTTGCTCACGAGATACGCCTTGACGGAATTCGCCCGGCCGAGGGACAAATTCATGTTGTATTTGGCGCCGCCCACGTTATCGGTATGACCGTAAATGGCGACTTCAGCCGAGGGATAGGCCTGGAGAGCGGACGCCACCTGGTCCAGAATCTTTTTGGCGCCGGGCAGGAGCGTCGTTTTTGCCGTCTCGAAATTCACCCCTTCGAGCACAATCTTTTCGCCGACATCCACAATCACCACGTCATCTTTCGGGTCGAGGGGGTTGAGGCCGAGCTGGACTTCCTTCCCGTCGGGCATGCCGCCGTGATCGGTGTCCTTTTCAAGAGGATTTGTATGGTATTTCAGCACTTCGTCGCCATCCGTGAGCGTATCCCCGTCCGTGTCGCGATTGAGCGGGTCGGTGTGATACTTGAGAACCTCGTCGCCGTCGGTGAGCCCGTCGCCGTCGGTATCCTTCTTCAGGGGATCGGTATGGTACTTGAGGACTTCATCCCCGTCGGTCAGGCCGTCGCCGTCGGTATCCTTGTTCAACGGGTCGGTGCCGTACTTCAGGACCTCTTCTCCGTCGGTCAGGCCGTCGCCGTCGGTATCCTTGTTCAGCGGGTCGGTATGATATTTCAGAACTTCCTCGCCGTCGGTAAGCCCGTCTCCGTCGGTATCCTTCTTGAGCGGATCGGTCTTGTAGACATGGACCTCTTCTCCGTCCCGCAATCCGTCGCCGTCGGTGTCGGGATTGCGCGGGTCGGTGCCGAGCACCTTCTCCTCCGAATTCGTGAGCCCGTCGCCGTCCAGGTCGTTATTCGGGGCCTCCAGGAAGGCGAAAATGGTCATGGTGACGCTCCAGTACGAGTCGTTCCCCCCCACCTTGATGTCGTCCAGATTATCGGTGAGCGTGTAATTGTAGGTTCCGCGAAGGCCGACCGAGGTGACGTCCGAAACGAGATACTCGGCCCCGGCCCCCAGGGGGACGAAGGGGGTCACGCGGCGGTACTCGTCGCGCGAATTTCTGAGAAGGGGGGCGTCGGCTTTGTCGACGGGATTGAAATAAACGATTCCGACCCCTGCGAACGCATAGGGTTGCAGTTTTCCCTGTCTGAGGGGCTGGAGCAGGAGGCGCGCGTCGATCGGGTAGATTGCCGTGGAGAAGAAGTTGCCGTCCGCCTCGGCCTCGAGGGCGCCGAGCCCGAGTCCGGCTTCCATCGCGAAATGCTGTTCGGGATAAAACCTCAGGAAGGCGCGTCCAAACGGGTACCTTCCATGGTCATTGATGTCGGTGACCGGAACCCCGACCCCGAAATCCATTCCCACGCCGAGCGCGTTCTTGAACTCCTGCGCATCGGTGCGCACCACTGCGAGGCCGCAGAGGAGCGTCAGGGAAAGCCACAATCCACGGTTATTCATATGAGAAGGATGAGTCTCAGCAGGAAGAACTTAACTATTCATCGAACGGAGAAATTCTTTGTTCGTTTTTGTCCCCCGCATCTTTTCGGTAAGGAATTCCATGGCGTCCACCGTCGAAAAATCGCTCAGGAATTTCCGCAGAATCCACACCTTGTTCAGCTCATCCGCCGGGAAGAGCAGCTCTTCCTTACGCGTGCCGGACCGGTTGACGTCGATCGACGGGAAGATTCGCTTGTCGCTCAACTTCCGGTCGAGAATGATTTCCATGTTACCGGTACCCTTGAATTCCTCGAAGATCACCTCGTCCATCCTGCTGCCGGTCTCCACCAGTGCGGTCGCTATGATCGTGAGGCTCCCCCCCTCCTCGACGTTTCTGGCGGCGCCGAAAAACCTCTTCGGGCGATGAAGCGCGTTCGCATCCACACCGCCGGAAAGGATCTTCCCGCTATGCGGGACGACGGTGTTATGGGCGCGGGCGAGCCTCGTGATGCTGTCGAGCAGGATCACGACGTCCTTTTTCGCCTCGACCAGCCGCTTCGCCTTCTCCTGAACCATGTCCGATACCTGAACGTGCCGTTCCGGCGGTTCATCGAAGGTCGAACTGACGACCTCGGCGTTCACCGAGCGTTCCATGTCGGTGACCTCTTCGGGCCGCTCGTCGATCAGCATCACAATGAGGAAGATCTCGGGGTGATTGCGCAGGATGCTGTTTGCGATTTTCTGAAGGAGGACGGTCTTGCCGGCCTTGGGGGGCGATACGATCATGCCGCGCTGGCCCTTCCCGAGGGGGGTCAACAGATCCATGATGCGCATTGAATATTCGCCGGGGGAGGTTTCGAGGTTGATCCGGTTGTTCGGGTAGAGGGGAGTAAGATTATCGAATAAGACCCTATCGCGTATCGCATCGGGGTTCTCGTCATTGACCGCCTCGACCCTCAGCAGGGCAAAAAAGCGCTCCCCTTCTTTCGGGGGGCGAACCTGGCCGCTGACGGTATCCCCGGTCCGGAGATTAAATTTCTTTATTTGGGATGGGGAAACGTAGATGTCGTCAGGCGAGGGGAGATAGTTGTAATCGACAGAGCGAAGGAATCCGTATCCGTCAGGCAACACTTCGAGCACCCCCTTGCTGAACGTGAGCCCATCCTTCTCGGTCTGCGCCTCGAGGATTTTGAAAATCATATCCTGCTTCCGCAGATCGGTATAACCGACAATATTGAGTTCTTTGGCGATTTGGGTCAGCTCGGAAATCTTTTTGGATTTGAGCTCCGCAATGTCCATTGGCATGGCTGTGCTGCTTCCTTATGAGTGAATAACTAGGGGGATATCCTGCGCGACAGACTTAATCTTTGTAGGCCAACGATTAAGTGATACGGAAAATGAGGATGAAAAGAAATTGATGTGCGAAGCGGTGGTTTGATTTCCTGCTACCCTGATAGGAGAACAGGGTTCCTCTCGTCCTGCTCCTGAAACCAATATATATGCTTTCCTTTTGAAAGTCAAGTCCTAAACTGCAAAATTAAGCGATTTTAACAGCTCTCCGACCACATAATGCGATCCGGTGACAAGAATCGGCTCTCCCTCTCTTCTCTCGCGCAGGGCAAGGTCAAGACCGGATTTGACCGTCCCGCCGTTCAGCGCGCGGCACCCCGCCGATTGAAAACCTTCCACGATGGTCTCCGTCTCAAGGGCCCGCCCTCCGTGCGGCCGGACTCCGATTGCAAGCCGGGAATGCGGCGCGAGGGCCTCCATCATGGCGCGGTAGTTCTTGTCCCGCATGACGCCAAAGAGAGTCACATACTCCCCCGCACCGAGCGCCTTGAGGGCGCGGGTGAGCGTCGCCGTTCCGTCCGGATTGTGCGCCACGTCTGCGATCAACATGGGATCAGTTCGAATCAGGTCGAGACGTCCGTGAAGACCGGTATTCTTCCGAATTGACTCGAGACCCCCGACAATGCTGTCTCTCGATATCTGTCGAAAGCTCTCCTTCCTGCCCAACTCTTCTGCTGCAAGAACCGCGAGCTGCGCATTGCGGGCCTGGTGATCGCCCGCCAAACCGACCGCCAGACCGTCGTAACGCCCCCCCGGCGTGCGGAGATTCAGACGGGTCAGGGTAAGGGAACGCCCCGCGACCGAGACGGATGAATTTCCGCCGGCGGTTATCAATTCAGCTCCCCGAATCCGCGCGAGCCTCCGGAGAACACCGAGCGGGCCGCGCTGGTCCACCCCGGTAACAAACGGTACCCCCGGTTTGATGATCCCCCCCTTTTCGAATGCGATGCGGGAGAGAGTGCGCCCGAGATATTCCGTATGGTCGAGCCCGATGTTGGTGATCACACTCAGCTCCGGCCGGATCACGTTTGTC
Coding sequences within:
- a CDS encoding folylpolyglutamate synthase/dihydrofolate synthase family protein, with product MTRADTTLKFLLDLQFFGIKAGLDNIRALLFSLGNPERRFPSIHLAGTNGKGSTSAMIASILTASGYRTGLYTSPHLVDFEERIRIDGKKIPREEVIQYTDRMKPEIRKNRATFFEATTAMAFQYFAESKVDIAVVETGLGGRWDATNVIRPELSVITNIGLDHTEYLGRTLSRIAFEKGGIIKPGVPFVTGVDQRGPLGVLRRLARIRGAELITAGGNSSVSVAGRSLTLTRLNLRTPGGRYDGLAVGLAGDHQARNAQLAVLAAEELGRKESFRQISRDSIVGGLESIRKNTGLHGRLDLIRTDPMLIADVAHNPDGTATLTRALKALGAGEYVTLFGVMRDKNYRAMMEALAPHSRLAIGVRPHGGRALETETIVEGFQSAGCRALNGGTVKSGLDLALRERREGEPILVTGSHYVVGELLKSLNFAV
- a CDS encoding thiolase family protein; protein product: MPKEVVIASACRTPIGSFCGSLSSLSAPRLGAIVIEEAVKRARLSKDQVDEVIMGCVLTAGVGQAPARQAAIFAGLPPSVGATTVNKVCGSGLKSIMLAAQAILLGDSEIVVAGGMESMSNAPYLLEMVRNGYKMGNRQIVDSIIKDGLWDVYNDFHMGSAAELCARECRVSREAQDEYAILSYKRALDAQEHSYFREEITGVTIPQKDSSIVVISEDEEPKKVKFEKIRSLKPAFQKEGTVTAANASKINDGAAAVVLMPAEKAAALGIRPMARIVSYDSAAKKPEWFTTAPADVIPKVLAKAGVAKDDVDLFEINEAFAVVNLAVNGILGLDVDKVNVHGGAVALGHPIGASGARILVTLLHAMERRNVRRGLAAICIGGGEAAGMLVERPVRA
- a CDS encoding 3-hydroxybutyryl-CoA dehydrogenase, coding for MEVKNVTVIGAGTMGNGIAQVFAQYEFAVTMHDLSAGLLERGLGAIRSSLDRQVKKGTLTDDSRKEVLSRITTSADLGSSVGFADLVIEAATEDKAVKKQLFRALDSAAPAGAFLASNTSSISITELGAATKRPARVIGMHFMNPVPLMKLVEIIRGLDTSDETFAVVSSLAAKLQKVPVEVRDYPGFVSNRILLPMINEAVYCVMEGVASAEAIDTVMKLGMNHPMGPLALADFIGLDVCLAIMDVLQEGLGDPKYRACPLLRKMVAAGHLGRKTGRGFYTYAPQA
- a CDS encoding acyl-CoA dehydrogenase gives rise to the protein MTFDFTETQLMIRETASKFAEEELAPSASERDEKEEFPHEAVKKLGELGFLGMMVSPEYGGAGLDMVSYVLAMEEISKVDASCGVIMSVNNSLVCYGLERWGSGVQKEKYLRDLASGRKLGAFALSEPEAGSDATNQRTVAVGSGDGYLLTGTKNFITNGANADVVLVMATTDKSKGANGISTFIVEKGTKGFSVAKKERKLGIRSSDTVSLAFQDCRVPAENRIGEEGFGFKFAMKTLDGGRIGIAAQALGIAMASRDASIRYSKQRRAFSHYLSDLQAIQFKIAEMATKIDAAQMLTLKAAALKDADKPFAQNAAMAKLYSSKIAVECALEAIQIHGGYGYIKDYSVERYLRDAKITEIYEGTSEVQRIVISRGLLKN
- the rho gene encoding transcription termination factor Rho gives rise to the protein MDIAELKSKKISELTQIAKELNIVGYTDLRKQDMIFKILEAQTEKDGLTFSKGVLEVLPDGYGFLRSVDYNYLPSPDDIYVSPSQIKKFNLRTGDTVSGQVRPPKEGERFFALLRVEAVNDENPDAIRDRVLFDNLTPLYPNNRINLETSPGEYSMRIMDLLTPLGKGQRGMIVSPPKAGKTVLLQKIANSILRNHPEIFLIVMLIDERPEEVTDMERSVNAEVVSSTFDEPPERHVQVSDMVQEKAKRLVEAKKDVVILLDSITRLARAHNTVVPHSGKILSGGVDANALHRPKRFFGAARNVEEGGSLTIIATALVETGSRMDEVIFEEFKGTGNMEIILDRKLSDKRIFPSIDVNRSGTRKEELLFPADELNKVWILRKFLSDFSTVDAMEFLTEKMRGTKTNKEFLRSMNS
- a CDS encoding OmpA family protein gives rise to the protein MNNRGLWLSLTLLCGLAVVRTDAQEFKNALGVGMDFGVGVPVTDINDHGRYPFGRAFLRFYPEQHFAMEAGLGLGALEAEADGNFFSTAIYPIDARLLLQPLRQGKLQPYAFAGVGIVYFNPVDKADAPLLRNSRDEYRRVTPFVPLGAGAEYLVSDVTSVGLRGTYNYTLTDNLDDIKVGGNDSYWSVTMTIFAFLEAPNNDLDGDGLTNSEEKVLGTDPRNPDTDGDGLRDGEEVHVYKTDPLKKDTDGDGLTDGEEVLKYHTDPLNKDTDGDGLTDGEEVLKYGTDPLNKDTDGDGLTDGDEVLKYHTDPLKKDTDGDGLTDGDEVLKYHTDPLNRDTDGDTLTDGDEVLKYHTNPLEKDTDHGGMPDGKEVQLGLNPLDPKDDVVIVDVGEKIVLEGVNFETAKTTLLPGAKKILDQVASALQAYPSAEVAIYGHTDNVGGAKYNMNLSLGRANSVKAYLVSKGVAAARISTKGYGYTKPVADNATAEGRAKNRRIEFARIK